The Hyphomonas sediminis genome contains the following window.
CCATGATCAGGAAATCGTCTGGGACGCTCGCAAGCGTGGCGAGATCCTTCCCCTGGAAGTCATCCTTGGCGGCGTCCTGCAAAGTTATCCCGGCGAGATTCTGAAGCTGGAACTGGACGATGAAGACGGTCAGCTGATCTACGAACTCGAAGTCCTCACCCGGCGCGGAATTGTGTTGGAGATAGAGGTAGATGCAAAGACTGGCACCATCCTCGATGTCGAGGAGGATGATTGATGCGGGTTCTCCTGGTCGAAGATGAACCCTTGATTTCAGAGGATATTTCCACCGCCCTCACCGATTCTGGCTTCATGGTGGACCTCGCCCGCGACGGCGAAGACGCCTGGTTCAAGGGGGATACGGAAAGCTATGACGCCGTGATCCTGGACCTCGGCCTCCCCCGTATGGATGGCCTCTCCGTCCTCAAACGCTGGCGCGCCGCCGGAATGATTACGCCCATCCTCATCCTCTCCGCCCGCGGAAGCTGGATGGAACGCGTCGACGGCATAGAAGCCGGCGCAGATGATTACCTTCCAAAACCCTTTGAAATGGCTGAACTTATCGTTCGCCTCCGCGCGCTCATCCGCCGCTCCGCCGGTATGGCCCAGCCCATTCTCCAGGCCGGCGACCTTCTCGTCGACACTCGCCGCATGACCATCGCCTATGCTGGCCAGCCCGTTCGCGTCACCCCGCTGGAATTCCGCCTGGTGGACTATCTCGTCCACAACATGAACCGCACTGTCTCCGCCGGGGAACTCTCCGAACACCTCCACGGCGTTGAAGATACCGGCGACACCAATGCCATCGAGGCCATCGTCTCCCGCCTCCGCCGCAAGCTCGGTCCTGGTGTAATCAATACACGGCGCGGCTTTGGCTACATCATCGAAGCAGGCGCGTGACCTCCCTGCGCTCCATCCGGTTGCGGCTTCTGGCAGGCGGCGCGCTGGCGGTCGCTGCCGCGCTCCTGATCTCGTGGCTCACTCTGGTCCTGCTGTTCGACAGCCACATCCGCCGCAATACGGAAGACGACCTCATCCGCCATGGCCGCGACCTCGCCAGTGCGATAACCTTCACACCCTCAGATTTCTCGACTGACGCCTACCGCCCTGCCGATCTGCGCTTTGACCGGCCTGCCAGCGGCCTCTACTGGCAGGTTTCGAGCGGCGAGAGCATCCACCGCTCACGTTCGCTTTGGGACAATTCCCTCCAGCCGCCGCACCATGTGGACGGCACAAGCTGGCACAGGGATACCGCCAAAGGCCCGT
Protein-coding sequences here:
- a CDS encoding response regulator transcription factor, which codes for MRVLLVEDEPLISEDISTALTDSGFMVDLARDGEDAWFKGDTESYDAVILDLGLPRMDGLSVLKRWRAAGMITPILILSARGSWMERVDGIEAGADDYLPKPFEMAELIVRLRALIRRSAGMAQPILQAGDLLVDTRRMTIAYAGQPVRVTPLEFRLVDYLVHNMNRTVSAGELSEHLHGVEDTGDTNAIEAIVSRLRRKLGPGVINTRRGFGYIIEAGA
- a CDS encoding PepSY domain-containing protein, which translates into the protein MTLFGCLLIVAVMPALADRDDRKDRDDHRRHDQEIVWDARKRGEILPLEVILGGVLQSYPGEILKLELDDEDGQLIYELEVLTRRGIVLEIEVDAKTGTILDVEEDD